The Micromonospora sp. NBC_01740 genome includes a window with the following:
- the paaB gene encoding 1,2-phenylacetyl-CoA epoxidase subunit PaaB, which yields MSERSERTDQRGVSGPSPLWEVFVRARRGLSHTHVGSLHAPDAELALRNARDLYTRRQEGVSIWVVPAGAITASSPDEKDAFFDPAADKVYRHPTFYDVPDGVAHL from the coding sequence GTGAGCGAGCGTAGCGAGCGGACGGACCAGCGCGGCGTGAGCGGTCCTTCGCCCTTGTGGGAGGTCTTCGTGCGGGCGCGGCGCGGGTTGTCGCACACCCACGTCGGCAGCCTGCACGCCCCCGACGCCGAGCTGGCCCTGCGCAACGCGCGGGACCTCTACACCCGCCGCCAGGAGGGCGTCTCCATCTGGGTGGTGCCGGCGGGCGCGATCACCGCGTCCAGCCCCGACGAGAAGGACGCCTTCTTCGACCCGGCGGCCGACAAGGTCTACCGGCATCCCACCTTCTACGACGTGCCGGACGGGGTGGCCCACCTGTGA
- the paaC gene encoding 1,2-phenylacetyl-CoA epoxidase subunit PaaC, whose product MNGPFDFALALGDDALVAAQRLAEWTTRAPEMEEDIALANIALDQLGAARLLLSYAGEVESAGRDEDALAFLRDDREFRNCLLVELPNGDFAVTMAKLLFLAAYQLPLYTALAGCADERLAAIGAKARKESAYHLDHASTWVRRLGDGTEESHRRMQAAVDQVWPYVHELFAPDPAAPVDPATLRADFDATVGAVLDEATLTRPESGWAPGGGRDGVHTEHLSFLLAEMQVLHRAHPGAHW is encoded by the coding sequence GTGAACGGCCCCTTCGACTTCGCCCTCGCCCTCGGCGACGACGCGCTCGTCGCGGCGCAGCGGCTGGCCGAGTGGACCACCCGCGCGCCGGAGATGGAGGAGGACATCGCGCTGGCCAACATCGCCCTCGACCAGCTCGGCGCGGCCCGGCTCCTGCTGTCGTACGCGGGCGAGGTGGAGAGCGCCGGCCGGGACGAGGACGCGCTGGCGTTCCTCCGCGACGACCGGGAGTTCCGCAACTGCCTGCTCGTGGAGCTGCCCAACGGCGACTTCGCGGTCACCATGGCGAAGCTGCTCTTCCTGGCGGCCTACCAGCTTCCGCTCTACACCGCGCTGGCCGGCTGCGCCGACGAGCGGCTGGCCGCGATCGGGGCCAAGGCCCGCAAGGAGTCGGCCTACCACCTCGACCACGCCTCGACGTGGGTGCGGCGGCTCGGCGACGGCACCGAGGAGTCGCACCGGCGCATGCAGGCGGCGGTCGACCAGGTCTGGCCGTACGTGCACGAGCTGTTCGCCCCCGACCCGGCGGCGCCGGTCGACCCGGCCACCCTGCGGGCCGACTTCGACGCCACCGTCGGCGCCGTGCTGGACGAGGCCACGCTGACCCGGCCGGAGTCCGGCTGGGCGCCGGGCGGCGGGCGGGACGGCGTGCACACCGAGCACCTGTCCTTCCTGCTCGCCGAGATGCAGGTGCTGCACCGCGCCCACCCCGGAGCGCACTGGTGA